A stretch of Camelina sativa cultivar DH55 chromosome 18, Cs, whole genome shotgun sequence DNA encodes these proteins:
- the LOC104763598 gene encoding uncharacterized protein LOC104763598: MYVDPCGADPRKLVIRRAGDSSPLEKKLSMELTNDMRTIGTSNGWLTTLKEGVMGLQDIVASDADPKRISLPPLEALPHCQTQIITNVAISSSSPEEEDCVVAVKFLGPQLSFFRFAQSNSEWTNIRIPNPCFFSSPVMYSKKDNMFRIPGCGGHLIASWDLHKHGEKPKFRRFQFRKILNLTKNNKTFLDSCYKSEHLVESITTGETFMVKLYKKTIGGTARIKTEALMVFKLDDKGSAVYTQDIGDLCIFLTKSEPFCVPSSSLPDMYPNHVKILDVNETTIVNLADQFESGNY; the protein is encoded by the coding sequence ATGTACGTTGATCCTTGTGGAGCTGATCCCAGAAAACTCGTGATTAGGAGGGCTGGTGACAGCTCTCCCCTGGAAAAGAAGTTGTCCATGGAGTTGACAAACGATATGAGAACGATCGGAACATCCAATGGATGGCTAACTACTTTGAAGGAGGGCGTGATGGGTCTCCAAGACATTGTTGCATCGGATGCAGATCCAAAACGTATATCTCTGCCTCCTCTTGAGGCTCTTCCTCATTGCCAAACCCAAATTATCACCAACGTGGCAATTTCCTCATCTTCTCCCGAGGAAGAGGATTGTGTTGTGGCTGTCAAGTTCTTGGGACCTCAGCTCAGCTTTTTCAGATTCGCTCAGAGTAACTCCGAGTGGACCAACATCAGAATCCCAAAcccttgcttcttctcttccccTGTCATGTATTCCAAGAAAGATAACATGTTTCGCATACCTGGATGTGGAGGCCACCTCATTGCATCATGGGATCTTCACAAACATGGCGAGAAGCCCAAGTTTAGGAGGTTTCAGTTCAGAAAGATTCTCAATCTgacaaagaacaacaaaacgtTTCTTGATTCGTGCTACAAAAGCGAACACTTGGTGGAGTCAATAACCACCGGTGAAACTTTCATGGTTAAGTTGTACAAGAAGACCATCGGTGGTACTGCGAGGATAAAAACAGAAGCTTTAATGGTGTTCAAGCTAGATGATAAAGGAAGTGCTGTTTACACTCAAGACATCGGAGATCTCTGCATTTTCCTCACAAAGTCTGAACCTTTCTGCGTCCCTTCTAGCTCTTTACCCGACATGTATCCTAACCATGTCAAAATCTTGGATGTCAACGAAACCACAATTGTCAATCTTGCTGATCAATTTGAAAGTGGAAATTATTAA